From Arachis stenosperma cultivar V10309 chromosome 2, arast.V10309.gnm1.PFL2, whole genome shotgun sequence, one genomic window encodes:
- the LOC130960754 gene encoding protein WHAT'S THIS FACTOR 1 homolog, chloroplastic-like has product MLKPPINLSAKKLIGASILFHRWMTTSKRVQDRSKQKRVNDLEVATEKWKILSKILFLIELLKQQPEMIIPVRSLENYRKQINLPKPHRISDFIRKTPKLFELYKDHKGVLWCGLTERAEELLEEEQRVLEQHSDKAAEHVTRLLMMSVDKRLPLEKIAHFRRDFGLPMDFRANWVHQYPQHFRVVKSFDGIDQVECLELVNWNPNWSITELEKVTGVTESTTTNLHIPGMLSLPFPLKFPSNYKRVYRYSEKIQDFQKRAYLSPYADARGLKAGSLEFDKRAVAVMHEILSFTIEKRLVTDHLTHFRWEMVMPQKLMRILLKHIGIFYVSERGKRFSVFLNEAYEGAELIEKCPLVLWREKVMKLVGYRGRKKKFEILSDMSDVEGDIGLMQSDSEVEDLDVQLKQHGSLDYEDPLLVDNSEMNVEEIACEYRNFKNS; this is encoded by the coding sequence ATGCTGAAACCTCCGATAAACCTCTCAGCGAAGAAGCTCATCGGAGCTTCAATTCTTTTCCATCGATGGATGACGACCAGCAAGAGAGTTCAAGACAGGAGTAAGCAGAAGAGGGTTAACGATCTTGAGGTCGCAACCGAGAAGTGGAAGATACTCTCCAAAATCCTCTTCTTAATCGAGCTTCTGAAGCAACAGCCTGAGATGATTATCCCTGTTAGATCCCTTGAAAACTACCGTAAGCAGATCAATCTCCCAAAGCCACATAGAATCTCCGATTTCATTCGAAAGACGCCAAAGCTCTTTGAACTCTACAAGGATCACAAGGGGGTGCTGTGGTGCGGCTTGACGGAGAGAGCTGAGGAATTGTTGGAGGAAGAACAGAGGGTTCTTGAGCAGCATTCCGATAAGGCTGCGGAACATGTTACGAGGTTGCTGATGATGTCAGTGGATAAGCGTCTCCCGTTAGAGAAGATTGCTCATTTCAGAAGAGATTTTGGGTTGCCAATGGATTTTAGGGCTAATTGGGTGCACCAATATCCACAGCATTTTAGGGTTGTGAAGTCCTTTGATGGCATTGATCAAGTTGAGTGCTTGGAGCTTGTGAATTGGAATCCTAATTGGTCAATAACGGAATTAGAGAAGGTTACAGGTGTAACTGAATCCACTACTACCAATTTGCATATCCCTGGTATGCTGTCACTTCCATTCCCTTTGAAATTCCCTTCAAATTATAAAAGGGTGTATCGTTATAGTGAAAAGATTCAAGATTTTCAAAAGAGGGCTTATTTGTCTCCTTATGCTGATGCAAGAGGTCTCAAGGCTGGTTCTCTTGAATTTGATAAGAGGGCTGTTGCTGTTATGCATGAGATTCTTAGTTTCACCATTGAAAAGAGACTGGTCACTGATCACCTCACTCACTTCCGATGGGAGATGGTGATGCCTCAGAAGCTCATGAGGATTCTTCTGAAGCACATTGGCATCTTCTATGTCTCGGAGCGGGGGAAGAGGTTTAGTGTGTTCTTGAATGAAGCATATGAAGGTGCGGAGCTGATTGAGAAATGCCCCTTGGTCCTATGGAGGGAAAAAGTCATGAAGCTTGTTGGTTATAGAGGGAGGAAGAAGAAGTTTGAGATACTCAGTGACATGTCGGATGTAGAAGGTGATATTGGCTTGATGCAGAGTGATTCTGAAGTAGAGGACTTGGACGTGCAACTTAAGCAGCATGGTTCCTTGGATTATGAGGATCCTTTACTTGTGGACAATTCTGAGATGAATGTTGAAGAGATTGCTTGTGAATATCGAAATTTTAAGAATTCTTGA
- the LOC130962175 gene encoding putative disease resistance protein At3g14460, producing the protein MAENLLQPPRRGQTLEEVGCECFDDLVSRLFFKQVENDDEKYFVMHDLMHDLAIFLAGKFCCRLSEELGEKEEMSILTRHLSYGDSIPEKTCSSNKIESLRTLLYTNHGAGFWKARATLPCDILSKNKYLRVVSFDILPIYPDSIDKLIQLRYLDLSRSDIEVLPPSLCNLCNLQTLKLEGCSKLTMLPNGMYNLVNLRHLNIKGTPLKEMPKGMGKLKQLHVLSKFVVGKQEDKRIQELGGLLNLHGSLEIQKLENVVDANQARSARITDKKHIEELLLEWSSSDDMVSNTHTNEQDILHSLQPDTGLKELKIKGYKGTIFSDWLERCSYKNMTRVTLASCKNCCMLPSLGQLPSLKSLCILSFDELKSIGKEFYKNEGNQHSLPIAPFSSLEELIFHNMPSWEEWHLPDSEAFPQLKSLEITECPMLKGDKVNHVLMRIVSSSSDVSKVRQLKIQEVDDELWGKDMRLDGDSLSIRGFECVAECAFKARIIHHLTSLQEIQISECSSVVSLGGNCLPKSLQKLTIFYCHQIELLQQQDKYDLVELRIDYSCASLTSLSLDAFPKLKNLEITQCENVESVSMSEPPHAALQHLSITNCNKLDALPRGIPNLQSLDILGCPNISRLPEGGLPPNLKELSIGRQWRDLSWMSNLDALTHLTIHGPGSENNIRSFPEVGSLPHLPSLTTLKISWFGNLETLKCSELLRLTSLQQLHIEFCMNLNNMEGQKLPPSLLILKIDGCHLLGEHCKNKHQQIWSKISHIPTIQVNGKQIF; encoded by the coding sequence ATGGCGGAAAACCTTTTACAACCACCAAGGAGGGGACAGACTTTAGAAGAAGTTGGTTGCGAGTGTTTCGATGACTTGGTTTCAAGACTATTCTTCAAGCAGGTCGAGAATGACGATGAGAAGTATTTTGTGATGCACGATCTCATGCATGACTTGGCAATTTTTCTTGCTGGAAAATTTTGTTGTAGACTATCTGAAGAACTTGGTGAAAAGGAAGAAATGAGTATTCTAACTCGTCATCTGTCATACGGTGATTCAATCCCTGAGAAAACATGCTCCTctaataaaatagaatctttGAGGACCTTACTGTATACCAATCATGGAGCTGGTTTCTGGAAAGCACGCGCAACATTACCATGTGACATATTGTCAAAGAATAAATACCTAAGAGTTGTATCCTTTGATATACTCCCTATATATCCTGATTCAATAGATAAATTGATCCAACTGCGCTATTTGGATCTTTCTAGGAGTGATATTGAGGTATTGCCACCGTCATTATGCAACTTGTGCAATCTACAAACTTTAAAGTTAGAAGGTTGTTCAAAGCTGACTATGCTGCCCAATGGCATGTATAATCTTGTGAATTTGCGGCATCTTAATATAAAGGGTACTCCTCTGAAAGAAATGCCAAAAGGAATGGGCAAATTAAAACAGTTGCACGTTTTAAGCAAGTTTGTGGTGGGAAAGCAAGAAGACAAAAGAATCCAAGAGTTAGGAGGGCTTTTAAATCTTCATGGATCACTTGAGATTCAGAAATTGGAGAATGTGGTTGATGCCAATCAGGCAAGAAGTGCAAGGATAACAGATAAGAAGCACATTGAGGAGTTATTGTTGGAATGGTCTTCAAGTGATGATATGGTTTCAAACACACATACTAATGAACAAGATATCCTCCACAGCTTGCAACCGGACACAGGCTTGAAGGAGTTGAAAATCAAGGGATACAAGGGTACAATATTTTCCGACTGGTTGGAGCGCTGTTCCTACAAAAATATGACACGTGTAACTCTGGCGTCCTGCAAGAATTGCTGCATGCTGCCTTCACTTGGACAGCTGCCTTCTCTTAAGTCCCTGTGCATCTTAAGTTTTGATGAGCTGAAGAGCATTGGCAAGGAGTTTTACAAGAATGAAGGCAATCAACATTCTTTGCCAATTGCACCGTTTTCCTCACTAGAGGAATTGATATTTCATAATATGCCAAGTTGGGAGGAGTGGCACTTACCTGACTCAGAAGCCTTTCCTCAGCTTAAGAGCCTTGAAATAACAGAGTGTCCAATGTTAAAGGGAGATAAGGTTAATCATGTATTAATGAGAATCGTTTCTTCGTCATCGGATGTTTCCAAAGTGCGCCAACTGAAAATACAAGAAGTAGATGATGAATTATGGGGTAAAGACATGAGGCTTGATGGGGATAGTTTATCAATTAGGGGATTTGAATGTGTGGCGGAGTGTGCATTTAAGGCAAGGATCATCCACCATCTAACTTCCCTCCAAGAAATACAAATCTCAGAGTGTTCATCTGTTGTATCCTTGGGGGGCAATTGTTTACCCAAATCTTTGCAAAAGCTCACAATCTTTTATTGCCACCAAATTGAATTACTCCAGCAACAAGACAAGTATGATTTGGTAGAGCTACGAATAGATTACAGCTGTGCTTCACTGACCTCATTGTCGTTGGATGCCTTTCCCAAACTCAAGAATCTCGAGATAACACAGTGTGAGAATGTGGAATCAGTTTCAATGTCAGAGCCACCACATGCTGCTCTTCAACATCTCAGCATCACAAATTGCAACAAGTTGGATGCATTGCCACGTGGCATCCCAAATTTACAGTCTCTTGACATACTAGGTTGCCCAAACATTTCTAGGTTGCCAGAGGGAGGTTTGCCGCCTAACCTGAAAGAGCTTAGTATCGGGAGACAATGGAGGGATCTATCTTGGATGAGTAACTTGGACGCCCTCACTCATCTTACCATTCATGGTCCTGGCTCTGAGAATAACATAAGGTCATTCCCAGAAGTGGGTTCGCTGCCGCACCTTCCCTCCCTTACCACTCTGAAGATAAGCTGGTTTGGTAATCTGGAGACATTGAAGTGCAGCGAGCTTCTCCGCCTCACCTCCCTCCAACAACTACACATTGAGTTCTGTATGAACCTGAACAATATGGAAGGACAAAAGCTGCCTCCCTCTCTCTTAATACTCAAAATTGATGGCTGTCATTTGCTGGGCGAACACTGCAAGAACAAGCATCAACAAATTTGGTCCAAAATTTCCCACATCCCCACCATTCAAGTCAATGGCAAGCAAATTTTCTGA
- the LOC130962405 gene encoding putative disease resistance RPP13-like protein 1: MAEALVVGALVNGLANVVLDRLISSEFLNLVVGKKLDRKLVEKLKTAILAAKALAADAEQKQFGNELVREWLDSLKDALYTADDLLDRLFIKAEIHNKVRIRLPHFLDLSGRKMVTKIEEVVERIEDLERRKDTLGLREIQTGSSSWRPPSTSLVKGNVFGRDGDQQALMKMLNDNNHHNLSVISVVGMGGVGKTTLAQWLYNNKDLMDGVDLKAWICVSENFDVVETTKNVIKGISSGVCSLEGFDLLQQDLKEKLSAKKFFIVLDDVWSEDADRWNSFITPFQHGRKGSTILVTTRKVNVGRIVQHYNSYTLNQLSDDYCWSIFADNASFPESNGSSELEGIGRKIVERCDGLPLAAETLGRLLRSEHRAEEWNKILWSDIWEFRLANCKIVPAL; encoded by the exons ATGGCTGAAGCACTTGTGGTTGGAGCACTAGTTAATGGCTTGGCCAACGTTGTTCTTGACAGGCTCATTTCATCTGAGTTTCTCAACTTGGTGGTGGGCAAGAAGCTGGATCGGAAGTTGGTTGAGAAGCTGAAGACTGCTATCTTGGCGGCCAAAGCTCTGGCTGCTGACGCTGAGCAGAAGCAGTTTGGAAACGAACTCGTGAGGGAGTGGCTTGATAGTCTCAAAGATGCTCTCTACACTGCTGATGACTTGCTGGACCGTCTCTTCATCAAAGCTGAAATTCACAACAAGGTACGCATTCGTCTTCCTCACTTCCTTGATCTGTCTGGTAGGAAGATGGTGACTAAGATAGAAGAGGTGGTTGAAAGAATAGAAGATCTTGAGAGACGCAAAGATACCCTTGGTCTCAGAGAGATTCAAACAGGAAGCTCTTCATGGAGACCTCCATCCACTTCTCTTGTGAAGGGGAATGTGTTCGGCAGGGATGGTGACCAACAGGCACTAATGAAGATGCTCAATGACAACAATCATCATAACTTGTCCGTCATCTCTGTTGTTGGTATGGGCGGGGTTGGTAAAACTACTTTAGCGCAATGGCTCTACAACAATAAGGATTTGATGGACGGGGTTGATCTGAAAGCATGGATTTGTGTTTCTGAAAATTTTGATGTTGTTGAGACTACAAAGAATGTTATAAAGGGGATCTCTTCAGGTGTTTGTAGTCTTGAAGGCTTTGATTTACTTCAACAAGATTTGAAGGAAAAACTGTCAGCAAAGAAGTTCTTCATTGTTTTGGACGATGTTTGGAGTGAAGATGCTGACAGGTGGAATAGTTTTATCACCCCTTTTCAACATGGGAGAAAGGGAAGCACTATTCTTGTAACTACCCGCAAGGTAAATGTTGGTCGAATAGTCCAACACTATAACTCTTACACCCTCAATCAACTGTCAGATGATTATTGTTGGTCTATTTTTGCGGACAATGCATCCTTTCCTGAATCAAATGGGAGCTCAGAACTGGAAGGAATAGGTAGAAAGATTGTCGAGAGGTGTGATGGCTTGCCGTTAGCTGCAGAAACACTTGGACGCTTGTTGCGCTCAGAGCATCGTGCTGAAGAATGGAATAAAATACTATGGAGTGACATTTGGGAATTTCGTCTGGCAAATTGTAAGATTGTTCCTGCATT aTGA
- the LOC130962050 gene encoding putative disease resistance protein At3g14460 — translation MTDNLLQPPRRGQTLEEVGCECFDGLVSRLFFKQVDNDDEKYFVMHDLMHDLATFLAGDLYCRFAEKEEMSILTRHLSYNHSIPETKWSSNKKESLRTLLYINYGAHFWKSRTTLPCDILSKNKYLRVLSFDTLDIFRYSIAKKLIQLRYLNLSWSAVKILPESLCNLCNLQTLKLEGCSKLTMLPNGMYNLVNLRHLNIRGTPLKKMPKGMGILKQLHILSKFVVGKQEDNGMEELGGLWNLHGSLEIEKLENVVDGNEARSARIIEKKHIEELLLKWSVSSGDDMVSNTHTDEQDILGGLQPHTGLKELIVYGYKGKIFPEWIGHSLYQNMTSVSLQYCWNCCVLPSLGQLPSLKSLSIKSFDKLKSIGKEFYKNEGHQRSSPIAPFPSLETLVFDGMSCWEEWHLPDSEAFPQLKSLLITKCPMLKGDMFNQVLMRIVFSSSDVSKVRLLEIGGDDKGLDKEMTLDENSLSIRGFESVVECAFKARIIHHLTSLQEIKFWECSSVVSLGSNCLPKSLQKLRIYSCSQIELLQQQHKYDLVHLQIESCDSLTSLSLDAFPNLENLKIERCSNLESVSMSEPPHAALQRLSIRWCDEFVSFPEAGLVAPNLAHLSITYCDKLEALPRDMNSLLPNLQSLDIRGCPIIHRLPEGGLPPNLKELSVGDWEEQVRGLSWLGNLDNLTHLTIAGFWCESIKSYPEAGWLPRLPSLTTLYIQFFDNLETLECSELLRLTSLQQLHISYCPRLKNMEGEKLPPSLFLLEIYHCGLLGKNCKNKHQQIWSKISHIPTIEVDGKKIF, via the exons ATGACAGACA ATCTTTTACAACCACCAAGGAGGGGACAGACTCTAGAAGAAGTTGGTTGCGAGTGTTTCGATGGCTTGGTTTCAAGACTATTCTTCAAGCAGGTTGATAACGATGATGAGAAGTATTTCGTGATGCATGATCTCATGCATGACTTGGCAACATTTCTTGCTGGAGATCTTTATTGTAGATTTGCTGAAAAAGAAGAGATGAGTATTCTAACTCGACATTTGTCATACAATCATTCAATTCCTGAGACAAAATGGTCCTCTAATAAAAAAGAATCTTTGAGGACATTATTGTATATCAATTATGGAGCTCATTTCTGGAAATCAAGAACAACATTACCATGTGACATATTGTCAAAGAATAAATACTTGAGAGTTTTGTCCTTTGATACACTCGATATATTTCGTTATTCAATTGCTAAAAAATTGATCCAGTTGCGCTATTTGAATCTCTCTTGGAGTGCTGTTAAGATATTGCCCGAGTCACTATGCAATTTGTGCAATCTACAAACTTTGAAGTTAGAAGGCTGTTCAAAGCTGACTATGCTGCCCAATGGCATGTATAATCTTGTGAATTTGCGGCATCTTAATATAAGGGGTACGCCTCTGAAAAAAATGCCAAAAGGAATGGGCATATTAAAACAGTTGCACATTTTAAGCAAGTTTGTGGTGGGaaagcaagaagacaatggaatGGAAGAGTTAGGAGGGCTTTGGAATCTTCATGGATCACTTGAGATTGAGAAATTGGAGAATGTGGTTGATGGCAATGAGGCAAGGAGTGCAAGGATAATAGAAAAGAAGCACATTGAGGAGTTATTGTTGAAATGGTCTGTGTCTTCAGGTGATGATATGGTTTCAAACACACATACTGATGAACAAGATATACTTGGAGGCTTGCAACCACACACTGGCTTGAAAGAGTTAATTGTTTATGGATACAAAGGTAAAATATTTCCAGAGTGGATTGGGCATTCCTTGTACCAAAACATGACAAGTGTATCTCTACAATATTGCTGGAATTGCTGCGTGCTGCCTTCACTTGGACAGCTGCCATCTCTCAAGTCCCTGAGCATCAAAAgttttgataagctgaagagcATTGGCAAGGAGTTTTACAAGAATGAAGGCCATCAACGTTCTTCACCTATTGCACCGTTTCCCTCGCTAGAGACCTTGGTATTTGATGGCATGTCATGTTGGGAGGAGTGGCACTTACCTGACTCAGAAGCATTTCCTCAGCTTAAGAGCCTTCTTATAACAAAATGTCCAATGTTAAAGGGAGATATGTTTAATCAAGTATTAATGAGAATCGTTTTTTCCTCATCGGATGTTTCCAAAGTGCGTCTACTGGAAATAGGAGGAGATGATAAAGGACTGGATAAAGAGATGACACTCGATGAGAATAGTTTATCAATTAGGGGATTTGAAAGTGTGGTGGAGTGTGCATTTAAGGCAAGGATCATCCACCATCTAACTTCCCTCCAAGAAATAAAATTCTGGGAGTGTTCATCTGTTGTATCCTTGGGGAGCAATTGTTTACCCAAATCTTTGCAAAAGCTCAGAATATATAGTTGCAGCCAAATTGAATTACTCCAGCAACAACACAAGTATGATTTGGTACATCTACAAATAGAAAGCTGTGATTCACTGACCTCATTGTCGTTGGATGCCTTTCCAAATCTCGAGAATCTCAAGATAGAGAGGTGTTCAAATCTGGAATCAGTTTCAATGTCAGAGCCACCACACGCTGCTCTTCAACGTCTCTCCATCCGTTGGTGCGACGAATTTGTGTCATTTCCAGAAGCAGGACTGGTTGCACCCAACTTGGCTCATCTCAGCATCACATATTGCGACAAGTTGGAGGCATTGCCACGTGACATGAATAGTCTTCTCCCAAATTTACAGTCTCTCGACATACGAGGTTGCCCAATCATTCATAGGTTGCCAGAGGGTGGTTTGCCACCTAACCTGAAAGAGCTAAGTGTAGGAGATTGGGAGGAACAAGTGAGGGGCCTATCATGGTTGGGCAACTTGGACAACCTCACTCATCTCACCATTGCTGGTTTTTGGTGCGAGAGCATAAAGTCATACCCAGAGGCGGGTTGGCTGCCTCGCCTTCCCTCCCTTACCACTCTTTATATTCAATTCTTTGATAATCTGGAGACATTGGAGTGCAGCGAGCTTCTCCGCCTCACCTCCCTCCAACAACTACACATTTCATACTGTCCAAGGCTGAAGAATATGGAAGGAGAAAAGCTGcctccctctctctttctcctGGAAATTTACCACTGTGGTTTGCTGGGCAAAAACTGCAAGAATAAGCATCAACAAATTTGGTCCAAAATTTCCCACATTCCCACCATTGAAGTCGATGGCAAGAAAATTTTCTGA
- the LOC130963709 gene encoding putative disease resistance protein At3g14460 has product MAEDLLRPPRRGETSEEVGCEYFDDLASRLFFKQVQYREKYFVMHDLMHDLATFLAGDLYCKFSEELGEREEMSILTHHLSYDHSIPEKICSSSKIESLRTLMYIKHGAYTRKAPATLPGDILSKNKYLRVLSFDRLNVLPDSIDKLIQLRYLGLSGSGIKVLPESLCNLCNLQTLKLAGCSSLTMLPSSLGELINLRYLDLSRSAVETLPESLCNMCNLQTLKLARCSSLTMLPSSLGELINLHYLDLSRSAVETLPESLCSMCNLQALNLEDCLKLTMLPNDMYKLVNLRHLHIRGTPLKEMPKGMGKLNQLHILSKFVVGKQEDNGIQELAALLNLHGSLEIQKLENVVDANQARNARIIDKKHIEYLLLRWSSGDDMVSNTHTDEQDILGDLQPHTGLKVLRIKGYKGKIFPEWIGHSLYQNMTSVTLEYCWNCCVLPSLGQLPSLRSLRIESFSQLKSVGMEFYQNEGDQHYSPIAPFSSLEELIFNNMPSWEEWHLPDSEAFPQLKSLQIRECPMLKEDMVNQVLMRIVSSSSDVSKVRQLEIREHRPRWAKEMRLDGDRLSISGFKCVVEYAFKARIIHHLTSLQEIKFSGCSSVVSLGGNCLPKSLQKLNLFECSQIKLLQQQHKYDLVDLHIEFSCDSLTSLSLDAFPKLENLEIFRCSNLESVSMSEPPHAALQRLSISNCLKFVSFPEAGLAAPNLTHLSVINCLKLEALPPDMNSLLPNLQSLELLGCPNICRSPQGGLPPNLKRLGVGKCEEQLRGLSWRGNLDNLTHLTIYGDGSESRIKSYPEVGLLPRLPSLTNLEIWGFMNLETLECNELLRLTSLQQLHISYCKKLKNMEGAKLPPSLLLLEIDDCGLLGKHCKNKHQQIWSKISHIPTIQVDDDQIF; this is encoded by the coding sequence ATGGCTGAAGATCTTTTACGACCACCTAGGAGGGGAGAGACTTCAGAAGAAGTTGGTTGCGAGTATTTTGATGACTTGGCTTCAAGACTATTTTTCAAGCAGGTCCAATATAGGGAGAAGTATTTTGTGATGCATGATCTCATGCATGACTTGGCAACTTTTCTTGCTGGAGATCTTTATTGTAAATTCTCCGAAGAACTTGGTGAAAGAGAAGAAATGAGTATTCTAACTCATCATTTGTCATACGATCACTCAATCCCTGAAAAAATATGCTCCTCTAGTAAAATAGAATCTTTGAGGACATTGATGTATATCAAACATGGAGCTTATACTCGGAAAGCACCCGCAACATTACCAGGTGACATATTGTCAAAGAATAAATACTTGAGAGTTTTGTCCTTTGATAGACTCAATGTACTTCCTGATTCAATAGATAAATTGATTCAATTGCGTTATTTGGGTCTTTCTGGGAGTGGTATTAAGGTTTTGCCCGAGTCATTATGTAACTTGTGCAATCTACAAACTTTAAAGTTAGCAGGTTGTTCTTCTCTAACTATGTTGCCTAGTAGCCTAGGTGAATTGATCAACCTACGCTATTTGGATCTTTCTAGAAGTGCTGTTGAGACATTGCCTGAGTCATTATGCAACATGTGCAATCTACAAACTTTAAAGTTAGCACGTTGTTCTTCTCTAACTATGTTGCCTAGTAGCCTAGGTGAATTGATCAACCTACACTATTTGGATCTTTCTAGAAGTGCTGTTGAGACATTGCCTGAGTCGTTATGTAGTATGTGTAATTTACAAGCATTAAATCTAGAAGATTGTTTGAAGCTGACTATGCTGCCCAATGACATGTATAAGCTTGTGAATTTGCGGCATCTTCATATAAGGGGTACCCCTCTGAAAGAAATGCCAAAAGGAATGGGCAAATTAAATCAGTTGCACATTTTAAGCAAGTTTGTGGTGGGaaagcaagaagacaatggaatCCAAGAGTTAGCAGCGCTTTTAAATCTTCATGGATCACTTGAGATTCAGAAATTGGAGAATGTGGTTGATGCCAATCAGGCAAGGAATGCAAGGATAATAGATAAGAAGCACATTGAGTACTTATTGTTGAGATGGTCTTCAGGTGATGATATGGTTTCAAACACACATACTGATGAACAAGATATACTTGGGGACTTGCAACCACACACTGGCTTGAAAGTGTTGAGAATCAAGGGATACAAAGGTAAAATATTTCCAGAGTGGATTGGGCATTCCTTGTACCAAAACATGACAAGTGTAACTCTAGAATATTGCTGGAATTGCTGCGTGCTGCCTTCACTTGGACAGCTGCCTTCTCTTCGGTCCCTCCGCATTGAAAGTTTTAGTCAGCTGAAGAGTGTTGGTATGGAGTTTTACCAGAATGAAGGCGATCAACATTATTCGCCTATTGCACCGTTTTCCTCACTGGAGGAATTGATATTTAATAATATGCCAAGTTGGGAGGAGTGGCACTTACCTGACTCAGAAGCCTTTCCTCAGCTTAAGAGCCTTCAAATAAGAGAGTGTCCAATGTTAAAGGAAGATATGGTTAATCAGGTATTAATGAGAATCGTTTCTTCCTCATCGGATGTTTCCAAAGTGCGCCAACTGGAAATACGAGAACATCGTCCACGATGGGCTAAAGAGATGAGACTTGATGGGGATAGGTTATCAATTAGTGGATTTAAATGTGTGGTGGAGTATGCATTTAAGGCAAGGATCATCCACCATCTAACTTCCCTCCAAGAAATAAAATTCTCAGGGTGTTCGTCTGTTGTATCCTTGGGGGGCAATTGTTTACCCAAATCTTTGCAAAAGCTCAACCTATTTGAATGCAGCCAAATTAAATTACTCCAGCAACAACACAAGTATGATTTGGTAGATCTACATATAGAATTCAGTTGTGATTCACTGACCTCATTGTCGTTGGATGCCTTTCCCAAACTCGAGAATCTGGAGATATTCAGGTGTTCAAATCTGGAATCAGTTTCAATGTCAGAGCCACCACACGCTGCTCTTCAACGTCTCTCCATCTCTAACTGCCTCAAATTTGTGTCATTTCCAGAAGCAGGACTGGCTGCACCCAACTTGACTCATCTCAGCGTCATAAACTGCCTCAAGTTGGAGGCATTGCCACCTGACATGAATAGTCTTCTCCCAAATTTACAGTCTCTGGAGTTACTAGGTTGCCCAAACATTTGCAGGTCGCCACAGGGTGGTTTGCCACCTAACCTGAAACGGCTTGGTGTAGGAAAATGCGAGGAACAACTGAGGGGTCTATCATGGAGGGGCAACTTGGACAACCTCACTCATCTCACCATTTATGGTGATGGCAGTGAGAGCAGAATAAAGTCATACCCAGAGGTGGGTTTGCTGCCTCGCCTTCCCTCCCTTACCAATCTTGAGATATGGGGGTTCATGAATCTGGAGACATTGGAGTGCAACGAGCTTCTCCGCCTCACCTCCCTCCAACAACTACACATTTCATACTGTAAGAAGCTGAAGAATATGGAAGGAGCAAAGCTGCCTCCCTCTCTCTTACTCCTCGAAATTGACGACTGTGGTTTGCTGGGCAAACACTGCAAGAACAAGCATCAACAAATTTGGTCCAAAATTTCCCACATCCCCACCATTCAAGTCGATGACGACCAAATTTTCTGA